The DNA sequence ATCGCAGCAGCAATAACTCGATCATCCATTTCTTTAACCCCTGTTATACCTGAGCACCTTGAGGCAGTCTTCAAAAAACTTCGTGAATGTGGTTGCCTAATTAACACCATGGGGGATTCAGTAAAAATCACTCCAAACGAAATAACCGCTGTAGACGTAACAACTTCTCCTTATCCAGGATTCCCAACTGATTTGCAAGCTCCCTTCATGGCTCTTATGACAACCGCTAAGGGCACAAGCAAAATCACTGAGACAGTCTTTGAGAAAAGAATGCAACATGTATCTGAGCTAAATCGAATGGGAAGCTCAATAAAGCTTTTAGGTAACACAGCTTTGATTACAGGAGTTCCTCAATTAACAGGAACATCTTTATCCGCAGGTGATTTACGTGCATCAGCCGCAATGGTTCTGGCGAGTCTTTCAGCAAAGGGAGTTAGTAAGATCATAGGACTCGATTACCTTGATAGAGGATATGAAAGAATGGAAGATAAGCTAAAAAAAGTAGGAGCTGATATTTCTCGAGAAAAAATAACAATTTCTGCTAATAAAAATTCTAAGGAAGGCTTTAAGCCACTAACTCCTCAAAGCATTCAGCAAGAAGTGGCTTGAGTCTAAAATCAAAGGATTTGAATAAATAATTAAAAGCTAGGATCATAAAGAATTTATATTTGAGCATTTATATGAATATTTTTACCTCAATGAAAGAAACGATTAACTCTCTAAGTTATTTACCCTAAGCGTTAAAATATAAAGCCAGTATTTTTCAATGAATCCTTATAATCCGAAAAAGTAAGTAGATGGAATGCTTGCACCACAACACAAAAAAGGGTTATTTTAAGCTTGTATTTCAAAAATCTTTAGCGTTGATTCGCTGAGATCCCTTGGGAGCGTGGTGGAATTGGTAGACGCACCGCACTCAAAATGCGGCACCTTCGGGTTTGTCGGTTCGAGTCCGACCGCTCCCACTCCCTTAATGCAAACATATAAACGCCTGCCAATTAGCCTGGTAAAAGGCCAAGGTGCTTGGGTTTGGGACGATAAAGGTAAGAAATATATTGATGCCGTTGCAGGAATTGCCACTTGTACTCTTGGACATAGTGATAGAAAACTACGCAAGGCATTAATCAATCAACTAAGAAAAATCCAACACGTTTCCAACCTTTATCAAATCCCAGAACAAGAAGAGCTTGCGAAATGGTTGATAAAGAAAAGTTGTGCAGACAGTGCTTTTTTCTGCAATAGCGGTGCGGAAGCCAACGAAGCAGCCATCAAGCTAGCCCGCAAGTATGGGCATAAAGAAAGGCAAATAGATCGGCCCGTTATCCTTTGCGCAAATGGAAGCTTCCATGGAAGAACACTTGCAGCGTTAAGTGCTACCGGTCAAGAAAAGTATCATGAAGGTTTTAAGCCTTTAGTAGAAGGGTTTGCATTTTTCAAATTCAACGATTCGGCATCCTTTCAAGAATTACATGATCAAATTGAAGCTAATGGGCCAAGAATTGCTGCTGTATTAATTGAACCAATTCAAGGAGAAGGAGGTATTAGACCAGGCAATAAGAAATTTTTTAAATTACTAAGAGATATATGTACTAAAAACAAAATCTTATTGATCTTTGATGAGGTTCAATCAGGCATGGGAAGAACAGGAAGGTTATGGGGCTATCAAAATCTTGAAGTGGAGCCAGATGCTTTAACTATTGCAAAAGGGTTAGGAGGTGGGCATGCGATTGGAGCATTATTAGTAAAAAATAATGCCAATATTTTTGAGCCTGGTGATCATGCAAGTACTTTTGGGGGCAATCCGTTTGCTTGCAGAGCAGGCTTAACTATTGCGAAAGCGATAGAGGAACGTAATCTTCTAGAAGAAACTTTATCTAGAGGGAAACAACTAAGAGAAGGTCTTCAAAGTATTGTTAAAGATCATTTAGATCATTTAGAAGAAGTGAGGGGGATTGGATTAATCCAAGGACTAGTTATTAAAAATCAGTCAGACTTAACATCACAAATCATAGTCGAAGAAGCAATTAATCAAGGACTATTAATTATTTCTGCTGGTCAAAAAGTAGTAAGAATGGTACCTCCTCTTGTTATCACAAAGAGACAAGTGGATTTCATAATAGATCGTCTAAGTAAGACCTTAGTTAATATTATTTAATTGATTAACTTCACAGTCGATGGCGATGACGAAATTGAAAACCTTCTAAGTTTATATAAGGCTAGAGGTATAAGTCTTGAATTAAATAGGATGCAAGCAGCTCTAAAAAATCTTGGCAATCCTTACAACGAAATTCCTGCAATACAAGTTATAGGAACAAATGGGAAAGGTTCAATTGTAAGTTTTCTTGAGAGCTGCCTAAAAGAAGCAAGAATTAAAATTGGATGTAGCACCTCTCCTCATCTCGTAAGCTGGCGCGAGCGAATTCGCATTAATGGGCAAGAAATATCTTCTCAAGACTTTCTGAAAATTCTTACCAAATTCCAAGCAATCGCAAAAAGCTACCGCTTAACCCCATTTGAACTAATAATACTTTCTGCATTTGATTATTTTTACAGCAATCAAGTTGAGTTAATGGTTTTAGAGGTGGGGCTAGGAGGAAAACTCGATGCAACAACAGCACATCCTTTCAGACCTTTAATAGCTATTGGAGGAATTGGCTTAGACCATTGTGAATATCTGGGAAATACTTTAACAGCAATTACTAAAGAAAAAGCCGCTGTGATTTCATATGGAAGTACTGTAATTAGTTCACCCCAGGAACCAGAAGTAAAAAGAGTTATTGAGAAAGTTGTATCTAAAAATAATGCAAGAATTATATGGGTAGAGCCATTATCTAAAGATTGGGAATTAGGTATAGCTGGTGAAATTCAAAGAACAAACGCCGCAGTAGCTAAAGGAATTTTAGAAGCCTTACCAAGCTTTGGATGGGAAGTCAATCAAACAACAATTCGTAGAGGGCTGTCCCTAGCAAAATGGCCAGGAAGGCTTCAAAAAGCAAGCTGGGGGAATATGCCATTAATTTTAGATGGAGCCCATAATGAACATGCAGCCAATCAATTAGCTAAAGAACGATTGCTCTGGCCATCAGAAAGCAATGGAATTTTTTGGATTTTTGGCATTCAAGCGCATAAAGATGGTCCTGAGATAATTAGGAAATTGCTAAAAGTCAATGATCTTGGATGGGTTGTTCCAGTTCCAAATACTAAAAGTTGGAGCAAAAGTAATCTTTGCAAAACATATCCTGAAATGTCGAATCAATTAAATGAAGCCAATAGCGTGGCAAAAGTCCTAGAGAAGATTTCATCTGGAGAGATGTGTAAGGATAAAAAAACCATTGTAATAACTGGTTCCTTACTTCTTATAGGAAACCTTTTAAGAAAAGACTTACTTCTCTTTTAAAACTAGGTCCACCCTCTTAATTTACCTGGATTAAGTATGCCTTTTGGATCAAAAATCTTTTTAGTATTTACTTGATCACTATCAATAATTCCTAGTCCGCCATCCTCAACACTAATTACATGCGGATTAAAGATAACTGCTCCAACCTTCTTGCAATCATTAATTAATTCCCCCAAAGACTCTTCGCCTTGCCATCTAACAAGTGGCAAAGCAGCTATTCGTTGAGCTCCTTGCTGGCGAACAGCCTCAAGATGCCAAAGAATACTCTTACCCCATTTTTTTCTAATAATGTTCATTGCCTCAACCTCATTTTGCGGTAGAAGCATTTGAAGATAAGTCCAATTTGAATCAATAGATCTCATATGCAATGTGGTGTGGTTCCATGTCAGTTCCCTCAATCCATTACCTCTACCTTCCCCGCCTAAATCTTTAAACCTAGCTCCAATGCTGGAAGAGAGCCTTTCAATAGTAGTAACGCCATCTGGAGCAACTAACAGAAGCAAGCGATGCTTACCATGGCTAACTCCGCTCCAATTAGGAATAGCTTCAATAATCTCCTTTTCCAGCAAGCTTCCCAAAAAAAGATTTACAGATGCATTTGCACAACTTTGCAAAAGATGAACAGCATCAGACCAGTTTTCACAATCAATTACTACCTGTTGCCATTGGATTAAAGAAGAAGTCGCCAAAGTTAATGCTGTAATAATTCCATTAGTTCCGTATGCATGGTTGAGCGACTCTGAAGAACGAGAATTTAATTGCAATATTTTTGGATCTTTTTCAGTGGTCACAACTTCTAGAGCAAGCAAGTGTCCTGGGTCTCGCAAAAAGCCCCACCTAATTGACCCTATACCTCCTGAACCTCCTGCAATAAATCCCCCAATAGATGCCGTTCTCCAGGTGCTTGGCAAGATTCTCAACTGACGTCCCTTTGTTGAAAGATAATTGTCCAAATCACCCATTAAACAACCGCATTCAACAATTACTTGGCCTGTAAAAGAATCAAATTTTCTTATCTTATTAAGAGCTCCCATTAGCATGACCACTCCCCCTTGAAGAGGAACGCACTGACCATAATTGCCAGTTCCTGCACCTCGCAAAGTCAAAGGGATGGAATACTTATAACAAATACCGGCTACTGCAATAACTGCATCAATTGCCAATGGTTTAACTACAAAATCAGCACAACAATGGCCAAGTTTTTCTAATAGGATTGGTGAATAGTCATAAAAATCTCGAGAATATCTTTGAATTTCATTGGCAGAAGATATGATAATTAGTCCATCAACACGAGCAAGATCTTTAAAAAAATTATCTGGCAATCTATTATTCATTTTAAATAATTTTTAAAAGTAGATTGGTTCAAATCAAAACTCTTCTCATGAAGATGTTTACCTTTAATTATTACATTTCGCTTAGGTGGAGAGGCAAGCACCTCTGACCAATTTTTTGCCTCTAAGTAAATAAAGTCTGCAGGGCTACCTAATGAAAAAGTTCCATCCCAATCCATTCCCATTACTCTGGAAGCTGAAGTTGTGAAAGGGGAAAGTCCTAATCTATTCCATGGTGCCAACTGCGCTATAGGCAATGAGAAAGCCATCAAAGAAAGAGGATCAAAGTTTCCGCCAGGGAACCAAGGGTCTTGAACATTATCTCCTCCTATAGCAACATTTACTCCTGCATTTTGAAGATGCCCAATAGGAGCCAATGGCCTTTCTAAGGGTGGGCTTAGTTCTTTGTCCCCAAGCAACCAAGAATTAGTTAAAGGCATTGCCACCACATTTACTTCATGGTGGGCCAGTCGATCTGCACATTCAACCAACGATCGTTTCCCTAGAAGGCTCATGCTACTTAAATGACTACAAGTTAAAGGAACTTTTAAGTCAATCTGATCAAGAACGTTTATCAATTGCCTCAATCCAGCACCTGGAGAAATATGTGATTCATCTATATGTAAATCAACTCCACAACCAAAATCATTAGCCAGGTTGAATAATTTATATAAGTGATCTCTAGTCTCCCTTTTACAAAAAGGTGGGGTAAGCACACCTCCTAAGAGTCCTTGATGACATGCGACCTTTCTAGCAAAAGTTTTACCATTTTTAGTGCTCCAATAATCCAAAGGGACCATTGCTACAAATTGCAATTGAATTAATTGCTTCCATTCATTTTGAAGATCAACTAGAACCTCCCATGTTTGATCTGCAAAAGGCCCAAAACTATCAACATGACTTCTAATTGCCCTCAGCCCATTTTTCAAAGCAAGCTGTAAACATCTCTCCGCACTAAGTCGAACTTGCATAACTGAGCGGGTTAGATGCTCTTGAAGGTTTGCTTTTAAAGCACCCTCGTAGCTCCCCTCTAAATTTGGGAAGTTTTGCCAAGTAAATGCTTTATCAATATGAGCATGAGGTTCAACGAATCTAGGAAGAAGAAGTTTTAATGATGATCTATTAGGTATATCAATTGCTTCCAGCTTAGTAATACGGTCCTGATGCCAAGTAATACGAATGGGAGAAAGCCCATCCAGAGTAACTTTTGAAGCTAAATTTTGACTAATTAAGCCTCTAGGAACAAAAGCCTCAAGAGAAGAAATATCTAAATCTTCTGTTCTTTTGCCAATCATTTCTAATCCTGTAAAGAAGAATTGGTAAATTCATAGATACGCGGCGGGCGTCGCCAAGTGGTTAAGGCAGCGGCTTGTGGCGCCGCTATTCGGGGGTTCGAATCCCCTCGCTCGCCCTGATTAAACAATTTTATGGAGTGAGAACCTTTGGCAAAATTAAAATTGGCTTAATAGTCGCAATATAAGAAAAACAAACACTCTTTCAGAGCAATCAACTTTCGCCGTGTTATCAACTAAAACACTTCCATCAAGCAAAGCTCAGGAGAGCCTACAAAGTCCAACCAAAGGAAGCTACTGGATTACCACCTTTGGCTGTCAAATGAATAAAGCCGACTCTGAGCGTATGGCAGGCATTCTTGAAAGGATGGGTTACAAACAAGCAGAGGAAGAATTACAGGCAGATTTAGTTCTTTACAACACTTGCACTATCAGAGATAACGCTGAGCAAAAAGTTTACAGCTATCTTGGCAGACAAGCTCTTAGAAAAAAATTATTTCCTCAGCTCAAGCTGATTGTTGCTGGTTGCGTTGCTCAACAAGAAGGTGAATCTCTACTTAGAAGAGTCCCAGAACTAGATCTCGTAATGGGACCTCAACATGCAAATCGACTAGAAACCTTGCTAAACAAAGTGGAAACAGGGCAACAAGTTTTAGCTACAGAAGAGCTTTACATCATCGAAGACTTAACCACCGCAAGAAGAGATAGTTCAATATGTGCCTGGGTAAACGTCATTTATGGATGCAATGAAAGATGCACATATTGTGTAGTCCCTTCTGTACGAGGCAAAGAACAATCAAGAACCCCTCCAGCCATAAAACGTGAAATAGAAAATCTCGCAAATACAGGTTTTAAAGAAGTGACTTTACTAGGACAAAACATTGATGCATATGGACGCGATTTACCAGGTACAACCCCTCAAGGTCGTAAAAAAAATACTCTCACTGATCTTCTTTATTACATTCATGATATTGAGGGAATTGAACGTATTCGATTTGCGACAAGTCACCCTCGTTATTTCACTTCAAGACTAATAGAGGCTTGTGCAGAACTCCCAAAAGTTTGCGAACACTTTCATATCCCTTTCCAAAGCGGTGACGATGAAATCCTCAATCAGATGAGAAGAGGATACAAAATTAAGACCTACAAAAAAATTATTGGTCGCATTCGAGAACTCATGCCTAATGCATCAATAACTGCCGATGTAATAGTTGCCTTCCCTGGAGAAACAAATGAACAATTTCAACGCTCTCTAAGCCTTGTAGAAGAGATTGGTTTTGATCAACTAAATACTGCTGCTTATTCACCAAGGCCTAATACGCCCGCAGCTTTATGGCCAAATCAAATACCAGAAGAAATAAAGATTGAAAGGCTAAGAAAACTAAATTCTCTTGTAGAAATTAAAGCTAAAGAAAGGAATGTACGCTATAAGGACAGAGTAGAAGAAGTTCTTGCTGAAAATACTAATCCAAAAGATAAACAACAATTAATGGGAAGGACTAGAACCAATCGTCTAACTTTTTTCCCTAAAGTAGACAATCAGGGTAATTCCTATAAGCCTGGGGATCTGGTAAAAGTAAGAGTGAAAGATATTCGCGCATTTTCCTTAAGTGGAGTAATTGAAAATTAAAAAGATAATCGCATGAGCTACTTTTCATTAAACAGCAATTAATATCTTTATATGTCAAAATCTAAAACAAAAGTATGCGTCATTTTTGGAGGGGTTTCTGGGGAACACAATGTATCCATTCAATCTGCGATTACAGTAGTTAATGCATTAAAGCAAGGAGAAAATGCAAATCGCTTTGAAGTAATAAGCCTATATATAGATTCGCAAGGTAGATGGATGAATAACAATGTTGCAAAGGAAGTTTTAAGCAATGGTCGAAAACCTTCCACAAATGAAACTCCAGAAAACTTATCAAGCCAAGGTTTTAGATATTTTCCAGAAGATATAGAAGAAATAGATGTTTGGTTTCCAGTCCTTCATGGCCCAAACGGAGAAGATGGCACAATTCAGGGACTCTTAAAGTTAACAGGAAAGCCTTTCGTTGGATCTGGGGTGCTCGGTTCGGCATTAGGCATGGATAAGATTGCCATGAAAATAGCTTTTGCCTCGGCAAATTTGCCTCAAGTTAAATACTTCTCAATTAATAAAAATGAACTTATAAACCCTCATGCACATTCATTATTCATTAAAAGAATAGAAGCCAAGCTTGGATATCCATGTTTTATAAAGCCAGCCAATCTTGGTTCATCAGTTGGTATTACAAAGGCATACAACAAACAACAACTCATAGAAGGCCTAAACATTGCTGCAAATCATGACCCAAGGATAGTTATTGAGGAGAGTGTCACTGGTAGAGAACTTGAATGTGGGGTACTTGGGAAAGAGAAGATGATTGCTTCAACAGTAGGGGAAGTAAAGCATCAATCTGATTGGTATGACTATCAAGCAAAGTATTCAGGAGTCTCTAGTGAAGTCTTAATTCCTGCCCCCATATCTGAAGAGATTTCAAAGAAAATTCAAGAATTATCTTTACTTGCATGCAAAGCAATCTCAGTAGAAGGCATTGCAAGAGTTGATTTTTTCTACAAAGAAGATACTAATCATGTTTTGATTAATGAAATAAATACCTTACCTGGCTTTACCATGCAAAGCATGTATCCAATGCTCTGGAATCAATCTGGATTAAATATCGAAAAACTAGTGGCAATTTTGGTAGAAACGGCTCAAGATTGAATTAACTTAATTCTCTTTTTGATAAGGAAAACGCTCTTGCTGAAACAATGACTCACGGACTACTTTGGTTCCCTTTATTAATAGCTTTTGTCCTTTTAACTGGCCTTGGTTGGATTGAGAAAAGGCGTCAGGCACTCTACAGAAGTTGGGCTAAAGGTGCGGAATTGGCAAAATTAGATAGCTCTGGAGCTGCTCGCCTTAAAGAAGGAATCCTTTGCTGGAGTAATTTTGAAGCAGGGAAGTTCAACGACAAGGATTCTTTTGAAATCAAACAGTTAGAACTTGTTGAGCTTATGGCACTTAGTTCTGGAGAAGCGCCACTAACCAATGAATCCCAAGGTCAATGCCGCTTAAGGCTTATTGGTTCAGGGAAAGAAACAGATGTACCGTTTGCAGATGCAGAAAGGGCCCGTGAATGGATGTCTCAACTTATGGAAAAAGCTCGTTGTGATCTGTGAAAAGAAGAAGTTCCAAAAGAATCTCTCTCAAAGATCTTTCTCCTCTTCTTATAAACCTATGGAGATTAACTTTTTTTAGCGTTATATCATTTACATTCGGCTTCTTAATCTTCAAGAATGGCTGGGAGGAAATTGATACTAGTCAAATTCATATAGAAGGCAATAGTTATTTAGACAAGGACTTAATAATCCAAGGCATGGGAATCAAACTCCCTTCTCCTCTTCTAGCAATCAACCCCAAACAAATTGAAGAGAATCTCTTAAAAAAACTACCCATAAAAGCAACAAAATCAGGTCGAATCATTACACCACCAACAATTTATATACAAATACTCGAAAGAAAACCAATTGCCTTCGCTACAAGGACTACTGTAAATGGCATTGAACAAGGCATGCTAGACGCAGAAGCTCATTGGATTCCTATATACGATCAAATTCAAGCAAAAAAGATCCTTAACAAACAAAGTATGCATATTCAGGGTTGGTCTGAGAATCAAAAGGAACTGATCTCATACATCATTAATAATCAAGAAAAGCTCAGTAGTCCTCTAGAAAAGATAATTTTGAGCCCCAATGGAGACATCAGCTTTAAAACAAGGGATTTTGAGTTCATCTATTTAGGCAGTAATCATAGTTTGTTAAAAAAACAAATTTCTACCCTTTCTCACCTTATGAAGGCTTTACCAAGTCAGTTTAAAAACAAGAAAACGACTATTGATCTAAAAGACCCCTCAAATCCCAAATTACTATTGGAATAGATAGGGTTCTAATAAAAAATCAGATAACGTATTGTTCCAAATTTGGACAATTTTTCGAGAAAAGTCAGTGAACTCTGATTTATTACCCTATTAATATCTAGAGATTATTGAAAAACCCAACAGAACTCTATTACTAGTTCATAATGCACAAAAAATTAGCGTTTAAACTCTCGATATGGCTATAGGCATGGGAAACAATTTGGGGGCTTCCAAAGTTGAAGACATTCAACCAAGCCAAAACGCTCGAATTGAAGTTATCGGAGTAGGCGGTGGAGGTAGTAATGCCGTCAACCGGATGATTCTTAGTGACTTAAAAGGGGTTTCATATAGGGTTCTCAATACAGATGCTCAAGCATTACTTCAATCTTCTGCCGAAAACAGAGTGCAACTAGGCCAAACTCTCACTAGAGGGTTAGGAGCAGGAGGAAATCCAAGCATTGGCCAAAAGGCTGCAGAAGAATCCCGCGCTGATCTTCAACAAGCCTTAGAAGGTGCAGATCTGGTATTTATAGCTGCAGGGATGGGAGGAGGAACGGGGACAGGAGCAGCTCCTGTAGTTGCTGAAGTTGCAAAAGAGACTGGTGCACTGACTGTGGCAATTGTTACGAAGCCATTTGGATTTGAAGGTCGCCGTCGAATGCGTCAAGCCGATGAAGGGATTGAAAGACTTGCAGAGAATGTTGACACTCTGATTGTGATTCCCAATGACCGTCTCAAAGATGTAAATGCAGGAGCACCTCTTCAAGAAGCATTCAGAAATGCAGATGACATTCTAAGAATGGGAGTGAAAGGCATCAGTGACATAATTACATGTCCTGGTCTTGTAAATGTGGACTTCGCAGATGTCAGATCTGTAATGACAGAAGCAGGAACTTCCTTGCTTGGAATTGGTTTTGGATCAGGTCGTTCTAGAGCAGTAGAAGCTGCCCAGGCAGCAATAAACAGCCCGCTATTAGAAGCAAGTCGTATTGATGGCGCTAGAGGATGTGTATTAAATATTACTGGTGGGAAAGATATGACCCTAGAAGATATGACTACAGCATCAGAGGTGATTGCTGATGTGGTCGACCCAGAAGCAAATATTATCGTTGGAGCAGTTATTGACCCTGAACTTGACGGAGAGGTACAAGTCACTGTTATAGCAACAGGTTTCAATGGGAGCCAACCATACAAGAATCAAAAGTCAGGGGCTAAGTTATCTCCTCAAGCGTTTTATAGACAAGGTGCTAGTAAAGAAGCTGGAGCAAGCATTCCTGAGTTTCTAAGACTCCGCCAAATCAGAAAAGATCCGGAAAACTAGATTTTTAGGTGACCCGGAGTCCACGCCTGCTTCAAGCATCCCGTTTGGCTGCTACCTTCCGGTTCTGACCAGGTATAGGCGTCAAAGCCGCATAGGTCCGAGTCGTCTCAATCTTAGCAACCTCAATGTTTTAGCAAAACAGCTAAATGATTCCAAAGGAATTAGCTCTACTTAAAGAGCTAGGAAAACCAATCACAGTCCTTACTGCATGGGATAGCTTGTCATCGGCAATTGTTGAGGCTGCAGGAGCAGATGTTGTACTAGTAGGAGATTCCTTGGCCATGTTTGTTCATGGTCATACATCAACATTACCTGTAACACTTGAGCAAATGCTCCTTCATGCACAGGCTGTAGGGAGAGGTTTCGTTAATCCAGCCGAAAAACAACCTTTAGTTGTGTGTGATCTGCCCTTCCTAAGTTTTCAATGCGGAGAAGATAGAGCCGTTTCAGCTGCAGGGACTTTACTAAAGCACTCATGTACTTCTGCTGTAAAAATTGAAGGTGCCGAACCGGAAGTTCTAAAAGTTATCGAACGTTTAATAAGAATGGGAATACCTGTAATGGGACATCTTGGATTGACGCCTCAATCAGTTAACAATCTTGGTTATCGAAAACAAGCCGAAGATCCAATCAGTCAAAAAAAAATCATGCGTCAGGGTATTCAATTAGAGGAAGCTGGATGCTTTGCAATAGTTTTAGAGCATGTTCCAGAGACGCTTGCTCTTCAATTGAAAAGCAAACTAAGAGTTCCTGTCATCGGAATAGGCGCTGGTGAAAACTGCGATGGACAAGTAAGAGTGACAGCTGACTTACTTGGTCTTACGAAAAAACAACCACCTTTTAGCAAGCCCCTTATAAAAGGACGGGAAATATTTGTTGGTGCTCTTAAAAACTGGGTTGAGCAACAGCGGACTTAGGGAGAGAGTCCCACCATAAAAGCATTTCTACAAGGACTTGATTACTGACATTCATTCCCACTGGATCAGTCAATACAAACCTCTTACCTTGCCGCTTTAACCAACCTTTCTCAATAGCTCCATTCCAGTGGTTTTCCAATTCTTTCAAAAAAATATTGCTATGAGTTTGATCCCACCCCCATTCAATAGCCATTTCTTCAAAATTTATCCCCTCGCGTCTACGGAGTCCAACAAGAAAAAGTTCGTCCAAATCTATTGAACTTTGATTTGTAGGGAGCAAGGATTTGTCTATACCTTCTAACTCTTGCTTTAGAAGCCATGCTTCATAAGCAGCTCTTGTTTTTGGTCGCTCTAATCTTTTTCCCCAAGGACAACTTGTGGCACCTAATCCAAATCCCCACCATCTAGCCCCACTCCAATAAACTCTATTATGTCGAGAAGTATGACCAGGTAATGCAAAATTAGAAATCTCATAACGCGAATAACCAGCTTCTTGAAGTATTGAACTAGTTAAGGAAGTAATATCCGCAGCAAATTCATCGCTTGGTAAATTCAATTCGCCTCGAGATTGTCTCCATGCAAACACTGTTCCTTCCTCAATACTAAGATCATAGATAGAAAGATGTGGCGGAGAAATCTCCAAGAGTTTTTTGAGTTGTTGTTCCCAAGTAAATAAATTTTGTTTTGGGAGGTTCTGAATAAGGTCTAAACTCCAACTAAATAGATTCCCTTGGCTATAAGCTTTTTTTATCCATTGGCAAGAATCAAATAATTGCGAAGAATCATGTCTTCTGCCAAGCATAGAAAGTGCTTCATTATCAAAACTTTGTGCACCAAGACTCAGTCTCGTAATACCAATTTCTAAATACTCTCGAAGATCTTCTTCATTAAAACTTGCCGGATCAACCTCAACAGTAACTTCCGCACCATCTTGAAGTCCAAAGTGATCAAAAAGATGTTGTAACAAATCACCTAGTTGATTAGGAGTCAAAAGAGAAGGAGTTCCTCCTCCTATATAAACGGTTGACAAAGGCGAGGCTTGGGGAGCCAAGGAAATTTCTCTGAAAAGTAGTTTTAAATAAGACTTAATTGATTTACTCCCAGCAGCTCCTTCCCCGCGAGCTTTATCTCCCAAAGGCACAATAGGAAAGTCACAATAAAAACAACGTCTATGACAAAACGGAATATGCAAGTAAGCACTTCTAGGTTCTTTCACGACTTCATCTATAAATCAATCCGCAAAGGTGTGCAGATTTTTCTAGGCTGATACCTTAAAGATGAATCATGCTGCATATACAAAAAGCAGGTCCCAAAAATTAATTCCATGGCGGGCTTCCTGACAATTATTTTATTCCTAATTGCTGGAGCTGCTAGCTCTTGGCTTGGGTTTGAGTATTTACCCGAGAAAGTTGTGCAAGGTGCTTCCTACTTTGGGGAAACAAAAACTGTAATTACAGCTCTTGGAGGGTTTCTAGGACTAATAACAGGAATTCTTTTTCAGCAATTAACGACAAAAATCACTCAAGAAACAAAAAGCA is a window from the Prochlorococcus marinus str. MIT 9211 genome containing:
- the miaB gene encoding tRNA (N6-isopentenyl adenosine(37)-C2)-methylthiotransferase MiaB, which produces MNKADSERMAGILERMGYKQAEEELQADLVLYNTCTIRDNAEQKVYSYLGRQALRKKLFPQLKLIVAGCVAQQEGESLLRRVPELDLVMGPQHANRLETLLNKVETGQQVLATEELYIIEDLTTARRDSSICAWVNVIYGCNERCTYCVVPSVRGKEQSRTPPAIKREIENLANTGFKEVTLLGQNIDAYGRDLPGTTPQGRKKNTLTDLLYYIHDIEGIERIRFATSHPRYFTSRLIEACAELPKVCEHFHIPFQSGDDEILNQMRRGYKIKTYKKIIGRIRELMPNASITADVIVAFPGETNEQFQRSLSLVEEIGFDQLNTAAYSPRPNTPAALWPNQIPEEIKIERLRKLNSLVEIKAKERNVRYKDRVEEVLAENTNPKDKQQLMGRTRTNRLTFFPKVDNQGNSYKPGDLVKVRVKDIRAFSLSGVIEN
- a CDS encoding D-alanine--D-alanine ligase family protein, whose protein sequence is MSKSKTKVCVIFGGVSGEHNVSIQSAITVVNALKQGENANRFEVISLYIDSQGRWMNNNVAKEVLSNGRKPSTNETPENLSSQGFRYFPEDIEEIDVWFPVLHGPNGEDGTIQGLLKLTGKPFVGSGVLGSALGMDKIAMKIAFASANLPQVKYFSINKNELINPHAHSLFIKRIEAKLGYPCFIKPANLGSSVGITKAYNKQQLIEGLNIAANHDPRIVIEESVTGRELECGVLGKEKMIASTVGEVKHQSDWYDYQAKYSGVSSEVLIPAPISEEISKKIQELSLLACKAISVEGIARVDFFYKEDTNHVLINEINTLPGFTMQSMYPMLWNQSGLNIEKLVAILVETAQD
- a CDS encoding cell division protein FtsQ/DivIB is translated as MKRRSSKRISLKDLSPLLINLWRLTFFSVISFTFGFLIFKNGWEEIDTSQIHIEGNSYLDKDLIIQGMGIKLPSPLLAINPKQIEENLLKKLPIKATKSGRIITPPTIYIQILERKPIAFATRTTVNGIEQGMLDAEAHWIPIYDQIQAKKILNKQSMHIQGWSENQKELISYIINNQEKLSSPLEKIILSPNGDISFKTRDFEFIYLGSNHSLLKKQISTLSHLMKALPSQFKNKKTTIDLKDPSNPKLLLE
- the ftsZ gene encoding cell division protein FtsZ; the encoded protein is MGMGNNLGASKVEDIQPSQNARIEVIGVGGGGSNAVNRMILSDLKGVSYRVLNTDAQALLQSSAENRVQLGQTLTRGLGAGGNPSIGQKAAEESRADLQQALEGADLVFIAAGMGGGTGTGAAPVVAEVAKETGALTVAIVTKPFGFEGRRRMRQADEGIERLAENVDTLIVIPNDRLKDVNAGAPLQEAFRNADDILRMGVKGISDIITCPGLVNVDFADVRSVMTEAGTSLLGIGFGSGRSRAVEAAQAAINSPLLEASRIDGARGCVLNITGGKDMTLEDMTTASEVIADVVDPEANIIVGAVIDPELDGEVQVTVIATGFNGSQPYKNQKSGAKLSPQAFYRQGASKEAGASIPEFLRLRQIRKDPEN
- the panB gene encoding 3-methyl-2-oxobutanoate hydroxymethyltransferase — protein: MIPKELALLKELGKPITVLTAWDSLSSAIVEAAGADVVLVGDSLAMFVHGHTSTLPVTLEQMLLHAQAVGRGFVNPAEKQPLVVCDLPFLSFQCGEDRAVSAAGTLLKHSCTSAVKIEGAEPEVLKVIERLIRMGIPVMGHLGLTPQSVNNLGYRKQAEDPISQKKIMRQGIQLEEAGCFAIVLEHVPETLALQLKSKLRVPVIGIGAGENCDGQVRVTADLLGLTKKQPPFSKPLIKGREIFVGALKNWVEQQRT